The Streptomyces sp. SS1-1 genome has a segment encoding these proteins:
- a CDS encoding 4-hydroxy-3-methylbut-2-enyl diphosphate reductase, with translation MGRMTASSGRRVLLAAPRGYCAGVDRAVIAVEKALEQYGAPVYVRHEIVHNKYVVQTLEKKGAIFVERTEEVPPGNIVMFSAHGVAPVVHEEAARGRLATIDATCPLVTKVHKEAVRFANEDYDILLIGHEGHEEVIGTSGEAPEHIQLVDGPADVAKVEVRDESKVVWLSQTTLSVDETMETVDALKEKFPQLISPPSDDICYATQNRQLAVKQMGAEADLVIVVGSRNSSNSKRLVEVAKLAGSRAAYLVDFADEIEEAWLDGVTTVGVTSGASVPEVLVEQVLEWLSQRGFEDVEIVKAAEESITFSLPKELRRDLREEAATLIAERTGSATGE, from the coding sequence ATGGGACGCATGACTGCTTCGTCTGGCCGCCGTGTCCTGCTCGCCGCCCCCCGTGGCTACTGCGCGGGTGTGGACCGCGCCGTGATCGCCGTCGAGAAGGCCCTGGAGCAGTACGGCGCTCCGGTCTACGTCCGGCACGAGATCGTCCACAACAAGTACGTCGTGCAGACCCTGGAGAAGAAGGGCGCCATCTTCGTCGAGCGCACGGAGGAGGTGCCGCCGGGCAACATCGTGATGTTCTCCGCCCACGGCGTCGCCCCCGTCGTCCACGAGGAGGCCGCCCGCGGCCGGCTCGCCACCATCGACGCGACCTGCCCGCTGGTCACCAAGGTCCACAAGGAAGCGGTCCGGTTCGCCAACGAGGACTACGACATCCTCCTCATCGGGCACGAGGGCCACGAGGAGGTCATCGGCACCTCCGGCGAGGCCCCCGAGCACATCCAGCTCGTCGACGGCCCCGCCGACGTCGCCAAGGTCGAGGTCCGCGACGAGTCCAAGGTCGTCTGGCTCTCCCAGACCACCCTCTCCGTCGACGAGACCATGGAGACCGTCGACGCCCTCAAGGAGAAGTTCCCGCAGCTGATCTCGCCGCCCAGCGACGACATCTGCTACGCCACGCAGAACCGCCAGCTCGCCGTGAAGCAGATGGGCGCCGAGGCCGACCTCGTCATCGTCGTCGGCTCCCGCAACTCCTCCAACTCCAAGCGTCTGGTGGAGGTCGCCAAGCTGGCGGGCTCCCGCGCGGCGTACCTGGTGGACTTCGCCGACGAGATCGAGGAGGCCTGGCTGGACGGTGTCACGACCGTCGGCGTCACCTCGGGCGCCTCGGTGCCGGAGGTCCTGGTCGAGCAGGTCCTGGAGTGGCTGTCCCAGCGCGGCTTCGAGGACGTCGAGATCGTCAAGGCGGCCGAGGAGTCCATCACGTTCTCCCTGCCCAAGGAGCTGCGCCGCGACCTGCGCGAGGAGGCGGCCACGCTCATCGCCGAGCGCACCGGTTCCGCGACCGGTGAGTGA
- the ppgK gene encoding polyphosphate--glucose phosphotransferase, translated as MQIFGLDIGGSGIKGAPVDLDKGDLAQERHKVLTPHPATPDGVADGVLQVVEHFGWTGPVGLTFPGVVTDGSTIRTAANVDKGWIDTDARALFGERLGGLPVTVVNDADAAGVAEMHFGAGRGRKGTVFLLTFGTGIGSALFYDGRLVPNTELGHLELNGHDAEKRASSKAKEDEDLTWEHWARRVQKYLAHVEMLFSPELFIIGGGVSRKAHKFLPHIEGIRAEIVPAQLQNNAGIVGAAMHAAETAVTG; from the coding sequence ATGCAGATCTTCGGCTTGGACATCGGCGGATCCGGGATCAAGGGCGCCCCGGTGGACCTCGACAAGGGCGACCTGGCCCAGGAGCGCCACAAGGTGCTCACCCCGCACCCGGCGACCCCCGACGGGGTCGCCGACGGTGTGCTCCAGGTCGTCGAGCACTTCGGCTGGACCGGCCCGGTCGGCCTCACCTTCCCCGGTGTGGTGACCGACGGCTCCACGATCCGCACCGCGGCGAACGTCGACAAGGGCTGGATCGACACGGACGCGCGCGCGTTGTTCGGCGAGCGCCTCGGCGGCCTCCCGGTGACCGTGGTCAACGACGCCGACGCCGCCGGGGTCGCCGAGATGCACTTCGGTGCCGGGCGCGGCCGCAAGGGCACGGTCTTCCTGCTCACCTTCGGCACGGGCATCGGCAGCGCCCTCTTCTACGACGGCCGCCTCGTCCCCAACACCGAACTCGGCCACCTCGAACTGAACGGCCACGACGCGGAGAAGCGCGCCTCCAGCAAGGCCAAGGAGGACGAGGACCTGACGTGGGAGCACTGGGCCCGCCGCGTCCAGAAGTACCTCGCGCACGTCGAGATGCTGTTCTCGCCCGAACTGTTCATCATCGGCGGCGGCGTCAGCCGCAAGGCCCACAAGTTCCTGCCCCACATCGAGGGCATCCGCGCGGAGATCGTCCCGGCCCAGCTGCAGAACAACGCGGGGATCGTGGGAGCGGCGATGCACGCGGCGGAGACGGCGGTCACCGGCTAG
- a CDS encoding DUF6542 domain-containing protein, producing the protein MRPVAQRRPVPSRPAGAVRRPGPAPAPATGGRLPNPRLTGLGSGLFCGAAMLLLGFLDSALSGSLGLYSVLFLPVCVLTALWVREGDLLTAPVVVPNAFALGLLPAADHSGGFGGHLMGLVTALATEAGWLYGGTLLAGVVVLVRRVRLVARRAAARGPAD; encoded by the coding sequence ATGCGGCCCGTCGCCCAGCGCCGGCCCGTCCCCTCCCGCCCGGCCGGGGCGGTACGGCGGCCGGGTCCGGCCCCGGCGCCCGCGACCGGCGGACGGCTGCCCAACCCACGCCTGACCGGGCTGGGCAGCGGCTTGTTCTGCGGGGCGGCGATGCTGCTGCTCGGTTTCCTCGACTCCGCGCTGTCCGGTTCGCTGGGCCTGTACAGCGTGCTGTTCCTGCCGGTGTGCGTGCTGACCGCGCTGTGGGTGCGGGAGGGCGACCTGCTGACCGCGCCCGTCGTCGTGCCGAACGCGTTCGCGCTGGGGCTGCTCCCGGCGGCCGACCACAGCGGCGGCTTCGGCGGTCACCTGATGGGCCTGGTGACCGCCCTCGCGACCGAGGCCGGCTGGCTGTACGGCGGCACACTCCTCGCCGGCGTCGTCGTCCTGGTACGCCGGGTCCGGCTGGTGGCCCGCCGGGCGGCGGCGCGGGGCCCTGCGGACTGA
- the ychF gene encoding redox-regulated ATPase YchF yields MSLTIGIVGLPNVGKSTLFNALTKNDVLAANYPFATIEPNVGVVGVPDARLTKLAEIFGSQRILPATVDFVDIAGIVRGASEGEGLGNKFLANIRESDAICQVIRAFKDENVVHVDGKVSPKDDIETINTELILADLQTIEKVLPRLQKESRIKKDIAPKVKAVEEAKEILEKGETLFSAGIVQGSGNEELLHDLHLLTTKPFLYVFNVDEDELVDDDFKAEQRALVAPAEAIFLNAKLEADLAELDEEDAMELLESVGAEEPGLATLARVGFNTLGLQTYLTAGPKESRAWTIKKGATAPEAAGVIHTDFQKGFIKAEVISFEDLVETGSVAEARAKGKARMEGKDYVMQDGDVVEFRFNV; encoded by the coding sequence GTGTCGCTCACGATCGGAATCGTCGGTCTGCCGAATGTCGGCAAGTCGACCCTGTTCAACGCCCTGACCAAGAACGACGTGCTGGCGGCCAACTACCCGTTCGCCACGATCGAGCCCAATGTCGGTGTCGTGGGCGTCCCGGACGCGCGGCTGACGAAGTTGGCCGAGATCTTCGGGTCCCAGCGGATCCTCCCGGCGACCGTCGACTTCGTCGACATCGCGGGCATCGTGCGCGGCGCCTCCGAGGGCGAGGGCCTGGGCAACAAGTTCCTGGCGAACATCCGTGAGTCCGACGCGATCTGCCAGGTCATCCGCGCCTTCAAGGACGAGAACGTCGTCCACGTCGACGGCAAGGTCTCGCCGAAGGACGACATCGAGACGATCAACACCGAGCTGATCCTCGCCGACCTCCAGACCATCGAGAAGGTCCTGCCGCGCCTCCAGAAGGAGTCGCGGATCAAGAAGGACATCGCGCCGAAGGTGAAGGCCGTCGAGGAGGCCAAGGAGATCCTGGAGAAGGGCGAGACCCTGTTCTCCGCGGGCATCGTCCAGGGCTCCGGCAACGAGGAGCTCCTGCACGACCTGCACCTGCTGACCACCAAGCCCTTCCTCTACGTCTTCAACGTCGACGAGGACGAGCTGGTCGACGACGACTTCAAGGCCGAGCAGCGCGCCCTGGTCGCCCCCGCCGAGGCGATCTTCCTCAACGCCAAGCTGGAGGCGGACCTCGCCGAGCTCGACGAGGAGGACGCCATGGAGCTCCTGGAGTCGGTCGGCGCCGAGGAGCCCGGCCTCGCCACCCTGGCCCGCGTCGGCTTCAACACCCTCGGCCTGCAGACCTACCTGACGGCCGGCCCCAAGGAGTCCCGGGCCTGGACGATCAAGAAGGGCGCCACCGCCCCCGAGGCCGCCGGTGTCATCCACACCGACTTCCAGAAGGGCTTCATCAAGGCGGAGGTCATCTCCTTCGAGGACCTGGTCGAGACCGGCTCGGTCGCCGAGGCCCGCGCGAAGGGCAAGGCGCGCATGGAGGGCAAGGACTACGTCATGCAGGACGGCGACGTGGTGGAGTTCCGCTTCAACGTCTGA
- a CDS encoding DEAD/DEAH box helicase, with the protein MGRSEREAVAGGRRLYEAARAVVDDHARAVAAVHAALEPIHGELVRHELDGIPVARLKELTEGRLRLGEVEKGGFRTVGQVLDAGSYRLRQLPGVGRQTADQTVAAARRIADAVRDTVAVHIDVDQPEPRTTALVVALHVLVEAGPEARRAVETAAALVKRLGPLLTEAAPAAGRLRMLFAGRAGRERAVAAVAEIRTATERADADGVPGLLAQASVDLLRRPDSDVAALVDFELRSAEYYSLLAEVSGRAPDPAAAEGFLPDEVADRVRAQSLDDTHRRVSLRGYQAFGTRFALAQRRVIIGDEMGLGKTIQAIAALAHLAARGETHFLVVCPASVLINWTRETEKRSTLRVTPVHGPDRRDAFADWKERGGVAVTTFDALRGFPVPGTGELGMLVVDEAHYVKNPNTRRAGAVSAWAGTCDRVLFLTGTPMENRVEEFRSLVRILQPDLAERVDEHDGVAGSKAFRKAVAPVYLRRNQQDVLTELPALQHTDEWEEPSARDEEAYREAVQAGNFMAMRRAAYARPEGSAKLERLREIVEEAAENGHKAVVFSAFRSVLGTVQEALGKSDEGHVFGPLTGSVPPARRQRLVDDFAAAPGHAVLLAQIEAGGVGLNMQAASVVILCEPQLKPTIEHQAVARAHRMGQVRSVRVHRLLCTGGVDERLVRLLENKSRLFDAYARRSSVAESTPDAVDVSDLGLARRIVEEEQARLGTTPRREPATEDA; encoded by the coding sequence ATGGGGCGTAGTGAGCGGGAGGCGGTCGCCGGGGGGCGGCGGCTGTACGAGGCGGCGCGGGCGGTGGTCGACGACCACGCGCGGGCCGTGGCCGCCGTGCACGCGGCTCTGGAGCCGATCCACGGCGAGCTCGTACGGCATGAGCTGGACGGCATCCCGGTCGCCCGGCTGAAGGAGCTCACCGAGGGTCGGCTGCGGCTGGGCGAGGTGGAGAAGGGCGGTTTCCGTACGGTCGGGCAGGTCCTCGACGCCGGCTCCTACCGGCTGCGGCAGCTGCCCGGAGTCGGCCGGCAGACCGCCGACCAGACCGTGGCCGCCGCACGCCGCATCGCCGACGCCGTACGGGACACCGTCGCCGTGCACATCGACGTCGACCAGCCGGAGCCGCGGACCACCGCCCTGGTCGTGGCCCTCCACGTGCTCGTGGAGGCCGGACCCGAGGCGCGCCGGGCCGTCGAGACCGCCGCCGCGCTGGTGAAACGGCTCGGCCCGCTGCTCACCGAGGCGGCCCCCGCGGCCGGGCGGCTGCGCATGCTGTTCGCCGGGCGGGCCGGCCGGGAGCGGGCGGTCGCCGCCGTGGCGGAGATCCGTACGGCGACGGAGCGGGCGGACGCAGACGGTGTGCCCGGGCTGCTCGCCCAGGCGTCGGTGGACCTGCTGCGCCGCCCGGACTCCGACGTCGCCGCCCTGGTCGACTTCGAGCTGCGCTCCGCCGAGTACTACAGCCTGCTCGCCGAGGTGTCGGGCCGCGCCCCCGACCCGGCCGCCGCCGAGGGCTTCCTGCCGGACGAGGTGGCCGACCGGGTGCGGGCCCAGTCGCTGGACGACACCCACCGCCGGGTGTCGCTGCGCGGCTACCAGGCGTTCGGCACCCGGTTCGCGCTCGCGCAGCGCCGGGTGATCATCGGCGACGAGATGGGGCTCGGCAAGACGATCCAGGCCATCGCCGCGCTGGCCCACCTCGCCGCGCGCGGCGAGACCCACTTCCTGGTGGTGTGCCCGGCCAGCGTGCTCATCAACTGGACCCGGGAGACCGAGAAGCGCAGCACGCTGCGGGTGACCCCGGTGCACGGCCCCGACCGGCGGGACGCGTTCGCCGACTGGAAGGAGCGGGGTGGCGTCGCCGTCACCACCTTCGACGCCCTGCGCGGCTTCCCGGTCCCCGGCACCGGTGAGCTCGGCATGCTCGTCGTCGACGAGGCGCACTACGTCAAGAACCCGAACACGCGCCGCGCCGGCGCCGTCTCCGCCTGGGCCGGGACCTGTGACCGTGTGCTGTTCCTGACCGGCACGCCCATGGAGAACCGGGTCGAGGAGTTCCGCAGCCTGGTGCGCATCCTGCAGCCGGACCTCGCCGAGCGCGTCGACGAGCACGACGGCGTCGCGGGCTCGAAGGCGTTCCGCAAGGCGGTCGCGCCCGTCTATCTGCGCCGCAACCAGCAGGACGTCCTCACCGAACTCCCCGCGCTCCAGCACACCGACGAGTGGGAGGAGCCCAGCGCGCGGGACGAGGAGGCGTACCGGGAGGCCGTGCAAGCCGGCAACTTCATGGCCATGCGCAGGGCCGCGTACGCCCGCCCCGAGGGCTCGGCGAAGCTGGAGCGGCTGCGGGAGATCGTCGAGGAGGCCGCCGAGAACGGGCACAAGGCCGTGGTGTTCTCGGCGTTCCGCAGCGTCCTGGGCACGGTCCAGGAGGCCCTCGGGAAGAGCGACGAGGGGCATGTCTTCGGGCCGCTCACCGGCAGCGTGCCGCCCGCCCGCCGGCAGCGGCTCGTGGACGACTTCGCCGCCGCGCCCGGTCACGCGGTGCTGCTCGCGCAGATCGAGGCCGGGGGAGTGGGCCTGAACATGCAGGCCGCGTCCGTGGTCATCCTGTGCGAGCCGCAGTTGAAGCCGACCATCGAGCACCAGGCGGTCGCCCGCGCCCACCGCATGGGGCAGGTCCGCTCGGTCCGGGTGCACCGCCTGCTGTGCACGGGCGGCGTGGACGAGCGCCTGGTCCGGCTCCTGGAGAACAAGTCCCGCCTCTTCGACGCCTACGCCCGCCGCAGCTCGGTCGCCGAGTCGACCCCGGACGCGGTGGACGTCTCCGACCTCGGCCTGGCCCGCCGCATCGTCGAGGAGGAACAGGCCCGCCTGGGCACGACACCGAGGCGGGAACCGG